One genomic window of bacterium includes the following:
- a CDS encoding putative C-S lyase, with product MNDLRSAFDAVSSAELHRSSRIKWTLYGPDVLPAWVADMDFPVAPAIQQAVRALLDRNDLGYHAVPLSPQLREAFVSRMAERFSWQVDPRNVSPLVNVVQGLDASILMHTKRGQGVVVQTPIYPPFLGAVEHSGRRLVENPLVRGETRFEIDFDRLEADIDDDTRLFMLCNPHNPTGRAFERSELLQLGEIALRHDLIVVSDEIHEDLVFAGHEHVPFASLSPELAERTITLTAATKAFNIAGLPIAFIVYGSQRLKEPFRQLPPHVFGHGGILDDAATLAAWTDGQEWLDTVLAYLAENRQRVSEFFSERFPAVGLLPPEATYLAWLDFQEFDLPDDLRAFFLERGQVALSPGSDFGSPGQRCVRLNFATSKSILEAILERMGKALES from the coding sequence GTGAATGACCTCCGATCAGCATTCGATGCTGTTTCTTCCGCTGAGCTCCACCGGTCGAGCCGGATCAAGTGGACGCTCTATGGTCCGGATGTCCTCCCCGCCTGGGTGGCGGACATGGATTTTCCGGTAGCGCCAGCGATCCAACAGGCGGTCCGGGCCCTCCTCGACCGAAACGATCTGGGCTACCACGCGGTGCCTCTCTCTCCCCAGCTGCGAGAGGCGTTCGTTTCGCGCATGGCAGAACGATTCTCCTGGCAGGTGGATCCCCGGAACGTCTCGCCCCTGGTGAACGTGGTGCAGGGGCTCGACGCATCGATTCTCATGCACACGAAGCGGGGCCAGGGCGTCGTCGTCCAGACGCCGATCTACCCGCCGTTCCTGGGAGCCGTCGAACACAGCGGGAGACGCCTGGTCGAGAACCCGCTGGTACGCGGAGAGACTCGATTCGAGATCGACTTCGACCGTTTGGAGGCGGACATCGATGATGACACGCGCTTGTTCATGCTCTGCAATCCACACAACCCGACCGGCCGAGCCTTCGAGCGTTCCGAACTCCTCCAGCTCGGGGAGATCGCGCTTCGGCACGACCTGATCGTCGTCTCCGACGAGATTCACGAGGATCTCGTCTTCGCCGGCCACGAGCATGTGCCCTTTGCGAGCCTCTCCCCGGAACTCGCTGAGCGGACCATCACGCTGACGGCCGCAACCAAGGCCTTCAACATCGCGGGGCTTCCGATCGCCTTTATCGTGTACGGCAGTCAGAGGTTGAAGGAACCCTTCCGACAGCTGCCACCCCACGTTTTTGGCCACGGCGGCATCCTGGATGATGCAGCCACACTCGCGGCATGGACTGACGGCCAGGAGTGGCTCGATACCGTTCTAGCCTACCTGGCAGAGAACCGGCAGCGCGTCAGCGAGTTCTTCTCCGAGCGGTTTCCTGCCGTAGGCCTGTTGCCACCTGAAGCGACCTATCTGGCCTGGCTCGACTTCCAGGAGTTCGATCTGCCGGATGATCTTCGTGCGTTCTTCCTCGAGCGCGGCCAGGTGGCGCTCAGTCCCGGTTCCGATTTCGGTTCGCCGGGCCAGCGCTGCGTGCGTCTCAACTTCGCGACCTCCAAGAGTATCTTGGAAGCGATCTTGGAGCGGATGGGGAAGGCACTGGAGTCGTGA
- a CDS encoding lipoate--protein ligase family protein, with translation MPESLDLLQARFPGRPAFDTAISRALLTRVATGERRESVRLYVPDDVVAFSVLDRTRPEFDEAVSAARAQGFDAVLRLAGGRAALFTRQCLAFAWCIPAADARTGIAARFDQVAALVRDALSDLGVDARIGAVPGEYCPGDHSVNARGVKKLMGVGQRVVKGAAHVGGVIVVGNDAQVGRVLEPIYRAMGIDMDPLAAGAVADEVQGLTVQHVADALLARFAHERSLVPTEVGADLTLLAEELEPEHRIS, from the coding sequence GTGCCCGAATCGCTCGATCTCCTGCAGGCCCGTTTTCCCGGACGCCCTGCCTTCGATACGGCCATCTCGCGCGCGCTCCTCACGCGGGTTGCGACGGGAGAGAGGCGGGAGAGCGTGCGGCTCTACGTTCCGGACGATGTCGTGGCGTTCTCCGTTCTCGATCGTACGAGGCCGGAATTCGATGAGGCGGTTTCGGCAGCCCGGGCCCAGGGCTTCGACGCCGTGCTCCGATTGGCAGGCGGACGGGCCGCGCTCTTTACCCGCCAATGCCTGGCCTTCGCCTGGTGTATTCCGGCGGCGGACGCACGCACGGGAATCGCGGCACGTTTCGATCAGGTCGCGGCATTGGTGCGCGACGCGCTTTCCGATCTGGGCGTCGACGCACGTATTGGCGCGGTTCCAGGCGAATACTGTCCGGGTGACCACTCCGTGAACGCTCGTGGCGTGAAGAAGCTGATGGGGGTAGGGCAACGAGTCGTGAAGGGGGCAGCTCATGTCGGCGGCGTGATCGTCGTTGGCAATGACGCTCAGGTCGGGCGCGTGCTCGAGCCCATCTACCGGGCGATGGGTATCGACATGGATCCGCTCGCCGCCGGGGCCGTCGCTGATGAGGTACAGGGACTGACGGTGCAGCATGTCGCAGATGCGCTTCTGGCGCGCTTCGCGCACGAGCGATCGCTCGTGCCGACGGAGGTGGGGGCAGATCTGACTCTCTTGGCGGAAGAACTCGAACCAGAGCACCGGATCTCGTAG
- a CDS encoding AarF/ABC1/UbiB kinase family protein: protein MPRRSSAWRLILRNAQLFGGASAGALTFGGALWALRSLPRRERLERAAGRALVRSCSKLGATFIKIGQIASTRNDLLPRGVFEELRSLQDRVPAFPYAEAAATIEAEFGAPVEELFDSFNPNPIAAASVAQVHEARLPGDGRRVAIKILRPDIILKVQLDRAILLFLGRLLERLIPTLRLVSLEEAIRSFCDAVEEQLDLRNEARNNARFAKNFEDDPHVCFPLLHPTLCSSRVLSMDFVAGTHEDGLALAEFDVHQIVESGMRAVSRMIFLHGFVHADLHPGNMLFEPPGRIVFLDLGLVGELTDEDRLRTAEMLMALVSGDGAGVARAFFENAPHHAVADYEAYEREISEFVSDVASKGLGQLQVTLEIGRILDILRRHRIQARSHMTMVNLALMTAEGMGKRLAPELDLSREALPYLAEALGKSHGD, encoded by the coding sequence ATGCCTCGTCGATCGTCGGCTTGGCGCCTCATCCTTCGCAACGCCCAGCTTTTCGGGGGTGCCAGCGCCGGAGCTCTCACGTTCGGCGGGGCCCTCTGGGCACTTCGCTCGCTTCCACGACGGGAACGACTGGAGCGCGCCGCAGGACGGGCACTCGTCCGTTCCTGCAGCAAGCTCGGCGCGACGTTCATCAAGATCGGCCAGATCGCATCCACCCGGAACGATCTGCTGCCGCGTGGCGTCTTCGAAGAGCTGCGCTCGCTCCAGGATCGCGTCCCTGCGTTCCCGTACGCAGAAGCGGCCGCCACGATCGAGGCGGAATTCGGCGCGCCGGTCGAAGAGCTATTCGACAGTTTCAACCCGAACCCCATCGCTGCCGCGTCGGTGGCACAAGTCCATGAAGCGCGACTCCCCGGTGATGGCCGCCGAGTCGCCATCAAGATCCTCAGGCCCGACATCATCCTGAAGGTCCAACTCGATCGGGCGATCCTCCTCTTCCTCGGGCGCCTCCTCGAGCGCTTGATTCCAACGCTACGCCTGGTCTCCCTCGAAGAAGCCATCCGAAGCTTCTGCGACGCAGTCGAAGAGCAACTCGACCTGCGCAACGAGGCACGCAACAACGCGCGGTTCGCCAAGAACTTCGAAGACGATCCCCACGTGTGCTTCCCCCTCCTGCATCCGACCCTGTGTAGCTCCCGTGTGCTCAGCATGGATTTCGTCGCCGGCACCCACGAAGATGGCCTCGCCCTGGCCGAGTTCGATGTCCATCAGATCGTGGAGTCCGGAATGCGCGCGGTCTCCCGCATGATCTTCCTGCACGGGTTCGTTCATGCGGATCTCCATCCGGGAAACATGCTATTCGAGCCGCCGGGTCGAATCGTCTTTCTCGACCTCGGCCTGGTCGGTGAGTTGACCGATGAAGATCGACTCAGGACGGCCGAGATGCTGATGGCTCTCGTTTCCGGCGACGGAGCCGGCGTCGCGAGAGCGTTCTTCGAGAATGCGCCTCATCACGCGGTAGCGGACTATGAGGCGTACGAACGCGAGATCAGCGAATTCGTCTCGGACGTCGCGTCGAAAGGGCTCGGACAGCTCCAGGTCACCCTCGAGATTGGCCGGATTCTCGACATCCTGCGAAGGCATCGCATCCAGGCGCGATCGCATATGACGATGGTCAACCTCGCACTGATGACCGCGGAAGGAATGGGAAAGCGCCTCGCTCCGGAGCTGGATCTCAGTCGCGAAGCCCTGCCCTATCTCGCCGAAGCACTGGGCAAGAGTCATGGGGATTGA
- a CDS encoding rhodanese-like domain-containing protein, which translates to MPIAFTDLIRSHSKDVTLCSGEAAASRIGSEAGLIILDVREPAEFAAGSIAGAVNVPRGFLEFKIAEVCSDPDPPILVHCKSGGRAVLAAKTLADMGYTNVEVYFGAFEDLLAATS; encoded by the coding sequence GTGCCCATTGCATTCACCGATCTGATCAGATCCCACTCGAAGGACGTCACGTTGTGTAGTGGCGAGGCTGCGGCCAGCCGAATTGGCAGCGAAGCCGGCCTGATCATTCTCGATGTCCGAGAGCCCGCTGAATTCGCTGCAGGCTCGATCGCTGGCGCGGTCAACGTTCCCCGCGGTTTCCTCGAGTTCAAGATCGCGGAAGTCTGCTCCGATCCGGATCCGCCGATCCTGGTTCATTGCAAAAGCGGTGGCCGGGCGGTGCTTGCAGCGAAGACCCTCGCAGACATGGGCTACACGAACGTCGAGGTGTACTTCGGCGCCTTCGAAGATCTTCTAGCCGCCACGAGCTGA